The following proteins are encoded in a genomic region of Magallana gigas chromosome 1, xbMagGiga1.1, whole genome shotgun sequence:
- the LOC105332521 gene encoding eppin produces the protein MKGLLLCLLVGCASASLYRPPPTRAPKVKPGTCPVDDTITTCDCRPEYIQCKGDYACPGAQKCCSWGCGCRTRCVNPAEKQKPVCRQPKVVGPCKALIPRYWYNKRTKRCERFDYGGCQGNKNNFETIKDCERRCKRRPSYLPGDRIRI, from the exons ATGAAAGGGTTATTATTGTGTCTTCTTGTTGGCTGT GCTAGTGCGTCGCTGTACAGGCCGCCCCCTACTCGCGCCCCAAAAGTAAAACCCGGAACCTGTCCCGTGGATGACACGATCACGACATGTGACTGTAGGCCGGAGTATATCCAGTGTAAGGGAGACTACGCGTGTCCAGGAG CCCAGAAATGTTGTTCATGGGGTTGTGGCTGCAGGACAAGGTGCGTGAACCCGGCAG AAAAACAAAAGCCTGTTTGTAGACAACCGAAAGTGGTTGGACCCTGCAAAGCATTAATCCCAAGATATTGGTACAATAAACGAACCAAGCGATGCGAACGGTTCGACTACGGGGGATGTCaaggaaataaaaacaattttgagaCAATTAAGGATTGTGAAAGACGATGCAAACGACGACCTTCAT atCTTCCAGGAGACAGAATACGGATATAA